From Proteiniborus sp. MB09-C3, the proteins below share one genomic window:
- a CDS encoding acyl-CoA dehydrogenase: MVLKLNNEQEMVVKFARDFAEKEIAPIAAEIDKTGVYPEELLNKLKKAGFFGMNFPREYGGAGIDYLTYIMVCEEIGKACASTAVILGGNNSLSAWPIYQYGTPEQKEKYLKLLCTGEKIGAFALTEPNAGSDAASQQTTAVLDGDEWVLNGTKIFITNGGLAETYIVIAMTDKNQGTKGISAFIVEYPTAGFTIGKKEEKMGLHGSSTTELIFENCRIPKENLLGKVGKGFNIAMATLDGGRIGVAIDAVAIAQRAIDESVKYVKQRVQFGKPIARNQAIQFMLADMETRTSAARLLTYDAAIKKMNNIPCTKESAMAKLYAAEVAMWVTTKAVQLFGGYGYTTDYPVERLMREAKIQEIFEGTSEVQRMVIAGQILR; this comes from the coding sequence ATGGTTTTAAAACTAAACAATGAACAAGAAATGGTAGTAAAATTTGCAAGGGATTTTGCTGAAAAAGAAATAGCTCCCATTGCAGCAGAAATTGACAAAACAGGAGTTTATCCTGAAGAACTATTAAATAAATTGAAAAAAGCAGGCTTTTTCGGCATGAATTTTCCTAGGGAATATGGTGGAGCTGGAATCGACTACTTAACTTATATAATGGTTTGTGAAGAAATTGGCAAGGCCTGTGCTTCTACAGCAGTTATTCTAGGAGGGAACAATTCACTTTCTGCTTGGCCTATATATCAATATGGAACACCTGAGCAGAAGGAAAAGTACTTAAAGCTTTTATGTACAGGAGAAAAAATAGGAGCATTTGCGCTTACTGAACCAAATGCAGGCAGTGATGCTGCAAGTCAGCAGACAACAGCAGTTCTTGACGGAGATGAATGGGTGCTGAATGGAACTAAAATCTTCATTACAAATGGTGGATTAGCAGAAACCTATATAGTAATTGCAATGACTGATAAAAATCAAGGAACAAAAGGAATTTCGGCATTTATTGTAGAGTATCCTACAGCAGGTTTTACTATTGGTAAAAAAGAAGAAAAAATGGGCTTACATGGTTCATCAACTACAGAACTAATATTTGAAAATTGTCGTATTCCTAAGGAAAATCTATTGGGCAAAGTAGGTAAAGGGTTTAATATTGCCATGGCCACCCTTGATGGCGGACGTATAGGTGTAGCAATCGATGCTGTAGCCATTGCTCAAAGGGCTATAGATGAAAGCGTTAAATATGTTAAGCAAAGAGTTCAGTTCGGGAAACCAATTGCAAGAAATCAAGCTATCCAATTTATGCTGGCAGATATGGAAACAAGAACTTCTGCGGCAAGACTTTTAACTTATGATGCAGCAATAAAGAAAATGAATAATATACCTTGCACAAAGGAATCCGCAATGGCGAAATTATATGCTGCTGAGGTAGCCATGTGGGTAACAACAAAGGCAGTACAACTTTTTGGCGGCTATGGATATACAACAGATTATCCTGTTGAACGCTTAATGAGAGAAGCTAAGATACAGGAAATATTTGAAGGAACTTCAGAAGTTCAAAGAATGGTAATAGCAGGACAGATTTTAAGGTAG
- a CDS encoding electron transfer flavoprotein subunit beta/FixA family protein — translation MKIVVCVKQVPDTTEVRIDPIKGTLIREGVPSILNPDDRSALEEALKIKDNNANTHITVLTMGPPSAEAVLRECFGMGADEAILLTDRVFGGSDTWATANVISAAIKKIGDYDIIFAGRQAIDGDTAQVGPQIAEKLGVTQVTYVQKLEVGEEELTIQRALEDGYEVIKAKTPILLTAIKELNEPRHMTLHKLVDAFREKTITTWTNEDLNISADKIGLKSSPTNVKKTFTPEVKSKGTMIQGDEVKAAAQLVKILKEEHLL, via the coding sequence ATGAAAATAGTTGTTTGCGTAAAACAGGTACCTGATACTACGGAAGTAAGAATAGATCCTATAAAGGGAACATTGATACGTGAAGGTGTACCAAGTATATTAAACCCAGATGATAGAAGCGCTTTAGAGGAAGCATTAAAAATAAAAGATAATAATGCAAATACACATATTACAGTACTGACAATGGGACCGCCTTCTGCTGAAGCAGTTTTAAGAGAATGCTTCGGCATGGGAGCAGATGAGGCAATATTACTTACAGATAGAGTTTTTGGAGGTTCTGATACTTGGGCAACAGCCAATGTTATTTCTGCTGCAATTAAAAAAATTGGTGACTACGACATAATATTTGCAGGACGTCAGGCAATAGATGGCGATACAGCTCAAGTTGGCCCACAGATAGCAGAAAAGCTTGGAGTGACACAGGTAACTTATGTTCAAAAGCTTGAAGTAGGTGAAGAAGAGCTAACAATTCAAAGGGCATTAGAGGATGGATATGAAGTTATAAAAGCTAAAACACCAATACTTCTAACAGCTATTAAAGAGTTAAATGAACCAAGACATATGACTTTACACAAATTAGTTGATGCTTTTAGAGAAAAGACTATTACTACATGGACAAATGAAGATTTAAATATTTCTGCAGATAAAATTGGTCTGAAGTCCTCTCCTACAAATGTAAAAAAGACCTTTACGCCAGAGGTTAAATCAAAAGGTACGATGATACAAGGAGATGAAGTAAAGGCTGCAGCGCAGTTAGTAAAAATCTTGAAGGAAGAACATCTATTATAA
- a CDS encoding electron transfer flavoprotein subunit alpha/FixB family protein, producing the protein MRLTGNKDEFKNVWVFIEQRQGVLQNVSIELLGEGRKIADTLGVELCGVLLGNNVLKLSKELIEYGADKVYVAEDILLEKYTTDGYATVISNMINEFKPEIVLVGATNIGRDLAPRISARVDTGLTADCTQLEVDIETRTLLQTRPAFGGNLMATIVTTEFRPQMSTVRPGVMKKADRQAGRTGEVIVVEPKLMKEHVRTEVIEVIKAAKKGVAIEEADIIVAGGRGLGKAEGFELIKKLADKLGGEVGASRACVDNGWIDQSHQVGQTGKTVRPRIYIACGISGAIQHVAGMHDSDVIIAINKNPEALIFKTAHYGIVGDLYKVIPAIIDEIDS; encoded by the coding sequence ATGAGACTTACAGGAAATAAAGATGAATTTAAAAATGTATGGGTTTTTATAGAGCAAAGGCAGGGTGTTTTGCAGAATGTTTCAATCGAGCTTTTAGGAGAAGGACGTAAAATTGCGGATACGCTTGGGGTAGAACTATGTGGAGTTTTATTAGGCAATAATGTTTTAAAGCTTTCGAAGGAATTGATTGAATATGGAGCAGATAAAGTATATGTAGCCGAAGACATACTCCTAGAAAAATATACTACTGATGGGTATGCAACAGTCATAAGCAATATGATTAACGAATTTAAGCCTGAAATAGTTCTAGTCGGAGCTACAAATATAGGAAGAGATTTGGCTCCAAGAATTTCTGCAAGAGTAGATACAGGTTTAACAGCTGACTGTACGCAGCTGGAAGTTGACATTGAGACTAGGACTCTTTTACAGACAAGACCAGCCTTTGGTGGCAACCTCATGGCAACAATCGTCACAACAGAATTTAGGCCGCAAATGTCAACAGTAAGACCTGGAGTCATGAAAAAAGCAGATAGGCAAGCAGGCAGAACAGGTGAAGTTATAGTTGTTGAACCAAAGCTAATGAAAGAACATGTAAGAACAGAAGTAATAGAAGTAATTAAAGCTGCAAAAAAGGGAGTGGCTATTGAAGAAGCTGATATAATAGTTGCTGGTGGAAGAGGATTAGGAAAGGCAGAGGGATTTGAACTGATTAAAAAGCTTGCAGATAAACTAGGCGGAGAAGTAGGAGCATCAAGAGCCTGTGTTGATAATGGCTGGATAGATCAAAGTCATCAGGTGGGACAAACAGGAAAAACTGTACGTCCCAGAATATACATTGCTTGTGGTATCTCAGGTGCTATTCAGCATGTGGCGGGAATGCATGATTCAGATGTAATCATTGCAATCAACAAAAATCCAGAAGCATTAATATTTAAAACAGCACATTATGGAATAGTAGGAGATCTATATAAGGTTATACCTGCTATTATCGATGAAATTGATTCATAA
- a CDS encoding MaoC/PaaZ C-terminal domain-containing protein: protein MGYINRGIYFEDIEIDKEIYTARRTILDCDVANFAGLSGDYNPLHIDDEYAKTNIFGKRIAHGTLGIAIMTGQVNQLGIFEGTTIALIEMQNKFKKPIMIGDTVHSVIIPIKKISSKNPSRGIVECDVFLVNQDDKILIEAKWTLMIACKNVA from the coding sequence GTGGGATATATAAATAGAGGAATTTATTTTGAAGATATTGAAATAGATAAAGAAATATATACTGCAAGAAGAACTATACTTGACTGTGATGTGGCTAATTTCGCAGGATTATCTGGCGATTATAATCCACTTCATATAGATGATGAATATGCTAAGACAAATATTTTTGGAAAGAGAATTGCACATGGAACTTTAGGTATAGCTATTATGACAGGACAAGTAAATCAACTTGGTATATTTGAAGGCACAACTATTGCTTTAATTGAAATGCAGAATAAATTTAAAAAACCAATAATGATTGGAGATACAGTTCATTCAGTGATTATTCCTATAAAAAAAATATCTAGCAAAAATCCTTCAAGGGGAATAGTTGAATGTGATGTTTTCTTAGTAAATCAAGATGATAAGATATTAATAGAAGCGAAATGGACACTAATGATAGCTTGCAAGAATGTAGCTTAA
- a CDS encoding CoA-transferase has translation MSKVISVEMVPELVKNNSAIVWTTAGLCGFAEEIAIELEKNYLEKGFPRDLTIIHSCGCGDGKTRGMNHLGHEGLVKRLISGHTGQAPKMGELILKEAIEAYLLPQGVLAHLFRHIAGKKMGVITKVGLGTYVDPRLEGGKVTKKTKEDLVKVINLEDEEWLLYKTFPIDVAIIRGTTADERGNLTMDREPIFLEAISMAQAAKNNGGIVIAQVEYLSLEKTLHPQKVKVPGDLIDYIVVAKPENHMQTQGTYFNPALNGDVKIPLKSIQPMGLEPRKVIARRAAMELVPNSVINLGIGMPEGVASVAAEEGVSDLLTLTTELGTYGGVPASGVDFATAYNAEAIIDHTYQFDFYDGGGLSGAFLGLAQVDKEGNLNVSKFGSKVVGPGGFINISQSSKKVIFCGTFTNGAEIQISNGKVNILKEGNRKKFVDKVDQITFSGKYAEESKKPVLFVTERAVFTIEEGEITLIEIAPGVDIDKDIFAAMEFRPRVSENLKEMPAEIFEEAWGNLKNILSNK, from the coding sequence ATGTCTAAAGTAATTTCAGTTGAAATGGTGCCAGAATTAGTCAAGAATAATTCAGCTATTGTTTGGACAACTGCCGGATTGTGCGGGTTTGCTGAAGAGATTGCCATTGAGTTGGAGAAAAACTATCTAGAAAAAGGATTTCCTAGAGATTTGACTATTATACACAGTTGTGGATGTGGTGATGGAAAGACAAGAGGAATGAATCATTTAGGGCATGAAGGCTTGGTTAAGAGATTGATTAGCGGTCATACGGGTCAAGCGCCTAAAATGGGAGAGTTAATATTAAAGGAAGCTATAGAGGCATATCTACTACCTCAAGGGGTATTGGCTCATCTATTTAGACATATTGCAGGTAAAAAGATGGGTGTAATTACAAAGGTAGGCTTAGGAACCTATGTTGACCCAAGATTAGAGGGAGGAAAAGTCACTAAAAAAACTAAGGAAGATTTAGTTAAAGTAATTAATCTTGAGGACGAGGAATGGCTGCTATATAAAACTTTTCCAATAGATGTGGCTATTATAAGGGGAACAACAGCTGATGAAAGAGGAAATCTTACTATGGATAGAGAGCCAATATTTTTAGAAGCTATATCTATGGCTCAAGCTGCTAAAAACAATGGTGGAATAGTAATAGCCCAAGTAGAGTATTTATCACTTGAAAAAACGCTCCATCCTCAAAAGGTAAAGGTCCCAGGAGATTTAATAGACTATATAGTAGTTGCAAAGCCAGAGAATCACATGCAGACTCAAGGAACATATTTTAATCCTGCTTTAAATGGAGATGTGAAAATTCCGTTAAAAAGTATACAACCAATGGGGCTTGAGCCAAGAAAAGTTATTGCTAGAAGAGCAGCAATGGAACTAGTTCCAAACTCAGTAATTAATTTAGGAATTGGTATGCCAGAAGGTGTTGCCAGCGTTGCAGCAGAAGAGGGGGTAAGTGATTTATTGACACTCACTACAGAATTAGGGACATATGGCGGTGTTCCAGCTTCTGGAGTGGATTTTGCTACTGCTTATAATGCAGAAGCAATAATAGATCACACTTATCAATTTGATTTCTATGATGGTGGGGGATTAAGCGGTGCATTTTTAGGACTAGCTCAGGTAGATAAAGAAGGAAACCTCAATGTGAGCAAATTTGGTTCGAAGGTCGTAGGGCCAGGTGGTTTTATAAATATTTCTCAGAGTTCAAAAAAAGTGATTTTCTGCGGAACATTTACAAATGGTGCTGAAATTCAAATATCTAATGGAAAGGTTAACATTTTGAAGGAAGGTAACAGAAAAAAATTTGTAGATAAAGTAGATCAAATTACTTTTAGTGGTAAGTATGCTGAGGAATCAAAAAAGCCAGTATTGTTTGTGACTGAAAGAGCAGTATTTACTATTGAAGAGGGAGAGATTACTCTTATAGAAATAGCACCTGGCGTGGATATAGATAAAGACATTTTTGCAGCTATGGAATTTAGACCGAGAGTATCAGAAAATCTTAAAGAAATGCCAGCAGAAATATTCGAGGAAGCTTGGGGAAACTTGAAAAACATACTTTCAAATAAATAA
- a CDS encoding thiolase family protein has translation MKRCVITSYARTPIGAFLGDLKEVPVEELATIAVKEAIKRSNLKNDEVEEVVLGHVISSADVANLGRFVALNAGLDIKTTGFAVNRICGSGIQAVISAAQEIQTGIFDVVVAGGAESLSRVPYYLPLSARYQGFKNGNQKLICSNEEHARTTAPRDQYPIETMGETAENIVERYGISREAQDRFAFDSQRKAKFAIESGRFAQEIVPVEIKTKKGTIVVDTDGHPRFNTTLEALSKLKPVFKKDGTVTAGNSSGMNDGAAALVLMSEEKCLELGLKPLAYIDVYAFDGVDPNVMGLGPVGAIKKILNKKGLTLEDIDILEINEAFAGQVLGCCKELDNYLDTPLYERLNPNGGAVALGHPLGMSGARLVGSAALELNNKNKKYAIASACIGGGQGIAVLLEKK, from the coding sequence TTGAAAAGATGTGTAATTACTAGCTATGCAAGAACTCCAATAGGAGCTTTTTTAGGAGATTTAAAGGAAGTACCGGTAGAAGAATTGGCAACTATAGCAGTTAAAGAGGCAATTAAGAGATCAAATCTAAAAAATGATGAAGTTGAAGAAGTGGTGTTAGGCCATGTTATTTCTTCAGCGGATGTGGCTAATTTAGGTAGATTTGTTGCCTTAAATGCTGGTCTCGATATAAAAACTACGGGATTTGCTGTCAATAGAATCTGTGGCTCAGGTATTCAGGCAGTAATCTCTGCCGCACAAGAAATACAAACTGGTATATTTGATGTAGTAGTAGCAGGAGGAGCTGAAAGCTTATCTAGAGTACCTTATTACCTTCCACTTAGTGCAAGATATCAAGGCTTTAAGAATGGAAATCAAAAATTAATATGTTCAAATGAAGAACATGCAAGAACTACTGCACCTCGAGATCAATATCCAATTGAAACAATGGGGGAGACAGCAGAAAATATAGTAGAGAGATATGGTATTTCAAGAGAAGCTCAGGATAGATTTGCATTTGATAGTCAGAGAAAAGCGAAATTTGCCATAGAAAGTGGTAGGTTTGCACAGGAAATAGTTCCCGTTGAAATTAAAACTAAGAAAGGAACTATTGTGGTTGATACGGATGGACATCCTAGATTCAATACTACACTTGAAGCTTTATCAAAATTAAAACCTGTTTTTAAGAAAGATGGTACTGTCACTGCTGGAAATTCTTCAGGTATGAATGATGGGGCCGCAGCATTAGTTCTGATGTCAGAAGAGAAATGCTTGGAATTAGGCCTGAAACCATTGGCCTATATAGATGTCTATGCTTTTGATGGTGTAGACCCAAATGTAATGGGATTAGGACCAGTAGGAGCAATCAAAAAGATTCTTAATAAAAAAGGGCTCACTCTTGAGGATATAGATATACTTGAAATAAACGAAGCCTTTGCAGGTCAAGTATTAGGATGCTGCAAGGAGTTAGACAATTATTTAGATACTCCATTATATGAGCGATTAAATCCTAATGGTGGGGCTGTTGCATTGGGTCATCCTTTAGGTATGTCAGGGGCGAGATTAGTAGGCTCTGCAGCTCTAGAATTAAATAACAAGAATAAGAAATATGCAATTGCCAGTGCTTGTATAGGTGGAGGACAAGGTATAGCTGTTTTA